The Emys orbicularis isolate rEmyOrb1 chromosome 4, rEmyOrb1.hap1, whole genome shotgun sequence genomic sequence GAAGGGGTACGGCTGTGGGGCGCATgcgtgggggggggcagctgtggggcaCGTGCATGGGAACATTTCCTATGCTGTTACTCCATTTTACTTGGACGAGCTCCCAGGATCCTGGCAGATGCCGTAGTTGGTGTTGGTGATGGATCCCACGATGCTCTTATCGGCCTCGCAGGTTAAGCCATTCTCACAGGGACACTTGAAGTAAACCCCATAGATGCTCTGCAGGGGACACAAAGGTCTGGGTAATAGTACGGCACATTGCAGCATGCCCAGCACCTCCTCTCGTCTACCAGCAAGGCCTCAGCAAACCAGTCTGCTTCTCCTACAACCAGCTCTCTGCTGTGGGACACCCTTCCTGAGCAGCTCCACAAAGCCCTCCCTGCATTCAAATCCCACCTCCGCCATGATGCCTGCAAACAACCAGCCAGCTCATAACGGCAAGGGGAGTGGCCAATGGGGTGAGACGGTGTCTAGTAACGCACCTCATGCAGTGTGGGTCTTTGTCACCCTCTACTGGCTGGTCCATACAAGAGTTCCAGGTAGGAAATgtggtcctttagctcaagcagccAAGTGTCGTGATTTTAGCTGTGAGGGTCCCACATTCTAAATCCGCTGTTGCCCAGCAGGCCCAGTTACACTGATACCTCCATGTATTGACCCGGAGGTGGTATTACCCTGTTCCGTACTCTTTGTCCGTCCAGCCTGAGCTCTCTGGGCAGGGATCGGGCCTTCCTGTGCAATCGTACAGCACAGTCTGGAAACAAATCATCAGACACATCTGGGGCTAGGACACCACTGCCGGAGGCAGTTAAATGGGAAGCCCTAGAGTTGCCCAGGCTTTGAGTGGGGCATTAGGAAGGCCCcgcagaggggctgctgggcgCCATGACCAGGTAAGCGCCTGCCAAGAGGGCAagggagccaggcagccttccTTCAGAAAGCAGCTGTTACTAGAGGGGGAATGGGGGCTACCTTGGAGAAGAGGTGTCCCCAGAGTGGGAGGGACCTGCCTTGAaaatccagccctggctgcacGGAAGGTGTTGAGGGCACCCAAGAACTTTCGAGGGGGTGGCACAAGGAGAAAGAGCACTAGGGACTAGCGGCATGTCACAGAAAAGGGACCACAAAGGTGTTTGGACCGGGATCCTCGAGCTGCTGGAGCTTTGCCTCTTCCCATAGTTGTTACTCACAAACAATTTGCAAACGTGGGTCTCTATCAGCTGCCTGCACATCCGGATCTCAGCTGCTTTACCCGCTGCTTAAGGAGGAAGGACAAGGCACATCTGTGGGAGCATGAGCCAGAGCTAGCGGGCCacgtaccttgggggaacactcCTGATTCTCGGCTGCTCGGTTCGCACAACGAGCCAGGCTTAACACGCCAGTCTTGTGGCAACAGCTGCTCTTGCACTGAGCACTTTGCAGACACAGCTCCCCGTTGTCCTGGAAGGAACGCACAGTGAGAGCCGACGCATGGACCCCCAAGGATCCTAGAGCTAAGGTCCGTCTCCCTGTGCCTCTTCCTATCACAGACGGGGAGCCACACCTTGCAGCTGCCCTCTGTCACCTGCACGCcgggccctgcctccagccagctctgctgtGGCGAGTCTCCGCTGGCAGAGAACATGAGTCCCACTTGGAATGAAatgactgtgaaaaaaaattgctcTGGGTGGTTTCTTATGAGTATATCTCGGTGCGGAGTGTGTATTTATAGGCACGTACACACCAAGTGGACCTTGTCTGAGGTGGCCAGTCACCTATGGCGtgcatggacacacacacacacacacacacacacacccctaaatgAAGTTTTATTTCATCCAATTCGCtgtaggccaaatcctgaagttttTCTTCAGTAAGACTGCCAGGGAGGTGTATAGGAGTTTGCCCTGAATAAATCATGAGTAAGAATAGCAGAATCCACCCCCAAAAGTGAGTCCATTGTGCACACTTCCACACACACGAAATCTGCCATTGCTGGGATGTGCCCAGAAGGCTGCGTGTCCCAGCCCCAGTGTCCTAGTCCGAGAATCTGACGTTCCCCCCTCTTCACCCTGAATCCCACGAAGGCCCTGGCTGTGGTTTCCAGGGCTTGGTTCGAGTTACACATTCTGACTGGCTCCATCACCTTTTATGTCACAATCCCAGTGAATTGGCTTGTGGTTAAGACAATGTGTGGCAACTGACATATGGCTAAAGCCCTGGACCGGGACACCAGAAACCTCCGTTCTGGCTCTGCCATAAGCTTCCTTTCTGGCCATGACACTTAgcaatggtctgattttcagagatgctgagctccttcccctccccttggcTTCAATGGGCGATGGGATTGTTTGACACCACTGCAAAGCAGGCCGTtaatcgctctgtgcctcggtttccccatccataaaattgGGAGAATGATCATtccctgccccatggggagtgAGGCAGTTAGAATTAATCCATCCGAGGTTGTAAATTATTCCCATacgagcagggggaggggccacaGAAACGCCCATAAAGTCATTAGAATGAAGGAAATCAATTGAAATGAAGTACTAAGCTGCAACAGATGCCTTTGAAAACCTCTCTCCTCCAGCACAGGAAATTCCCAAGGAATCTGACTGAACACCAAAAGAAAGCAGCGGGATATTCTGAGCCACAGCCTGCAAATCTGCAGGGCAGCTAATTCCCCGCCGCTCAAAGAGATTTTCCCTCCCTGAAGCGCACGTGGGATCGGGCCCAGGCCAACTCTGCATTTCCCAGCCTCCTCTTACCAAATTGAAGATGAGGCCTCGCTGGTGAGAAAACGACCGGGCTGAGgcgagggagagcagcagcagcaggagcagggcgcTCGCCATCTGGCCGTAGGGCAGCCAAAGAACCCGTCTGGGGCTTTCAGGGCAGGAACAGGTGCACAGCAGCGTACCAGGGCTATAAAGCAGATCTGCCATCACGTCACCAGCCCTCTCCCAATCACGTAAGCACACCTCTCTCTGTTGATAAGGCCAAACCAGCCCATGAATTCTCTCATGCTCTGAAATATTGAAGGTGGAAATAGAAGAGAAGAATCAAAAGTAACAAAgaaaggccccagtcctgcagtccttacacaGGCAATCTCAACCCAAATTTGCCTGTGTAGTTCACCGCCCCGACTTGGTAAAGCCTCCTTATACTGTACAAGGACTTAGAGCCTGTTACTGAAGTCCTTGTTTGGGCACAATACCCActaaagtgaatgggagttttgcctgagtgaggagtgCAGGATCAGAGCATTTCTCTGCTGTTATCTCCTCCTCGAGGTTCCTGTACCAGCTAAGAAGCACCCAGTTTGTTCTGGGGTCTTTCTGATCATTCTCAAAGGCTCTGGAGATTATTTAGTGCACCTGCATGTCCCTCACAGGCGATGTCAGCAAGCTCATGGAAAGCACAAAGCGGGGAATGATTTCACCCTGTTGGGTTCTGATGAGCCAGCCCTGCTGTCTGGGAGCTGCGAATGCAGAGAACCAATGAAAATCATGGCACTGAACCAGAACCATCAGTACAGACAGGGAGCTGCCCCATGAAAACACATTTTGGTCTATGAACAAAGGGAATTAAGAGAAAGAGTTTGCTAGGGAATTAAGTTGCCTTTTAGTTAAACTCACCattgtaattatttttgtttgaatttgAGCAAGGACCTTCCTCTCTAGCCATGATCCAAATATCAGACTATTTGAGGGAAATTTGGCAATTTTTTCCTATGACAAAGGGAAAATGTTTCATGAACAGAATCAGAAGCTGGTTCTATCTCCATCAAACAGATCTTtgtacagctgttgtttttttttttaacagagagaTCAAGAAATGAAATCTACTCCATGGAAATAGGAGATCAGATTTTCCAGGATTGGCACCCAAGATCTCCAAAGCCCAGGCTTTTGGGGGAGTCATGGCTTTGATCCAGCCCTTGATGGATATATGGAATTTGGACCCAGAGTTCAGATCAGGGCCCACCTCCATATATTTTCATCCTTTAGGTCATTCACAGGGAGCATTACATTTTCCAATCTTCCACTTTCATATTCACTGGCATGAGAAAGAAGCCAAGTGAGCTAAGCAAAATATACACATGAGCGATCAAGCCACGCTTGCTCCGCAGCCTGAAGAAACAGGCAAAGGGCCCACATGAGCTAATACAAATGGAACCCAAAGGTTTCACCAGAAAAGAGACAATTTCACATCACAGGCTACCATTGCTATCCAATGAGTCCTCCTCTGCAAGGTGGGAATGCTGTCTAGTGGTTATACCACTGGGAGTCATTGCTTGTGGGTTGTATTCCTGGACTCACTGAGTCACCTTGGGCCAGTTGCTTAGGCTTAATTAATATTCGTAAAGAGCTCTGAGACTTATGAGATGGTCTGAGCAGTTTTGCTGCATTGACTCTATTTTGCTCTGCAGTTATATCGCACCTCTCTTCCAAGGACCTTAGCGAGCTTTACCACAGTAGTGAATTCAGGCCAGGGAGTTAGGGAAGCACTGTCCCCCCATTTTACAACGGGGAATCCGAGTCACAAAGAGCTAACGTGACTTGTACAAGGTGACTTTTGTTGGCCAAGccgggaatagaatccagaactCCAGGCGCTCGGTCCCATGATCTAAGCACTGGACAATCCTCTCTCCCTTATTACCTCATTTTAAAGGGATACGATAATAAAATGAAAGTTGATTCTGCTGCTTTGCAAACCCGTATCAGTAAATCTAGTCCACTTAACCACTTCAGTGCCAAAAAATGTGCCACAAGGGGGCTAGGAAACTTATTTCACCAGTATAGCCAGATGGATCTAAAAGAGTCGGCGTTCCACTGAAATGAGCAAATAGTCTAATTAGCACTATTTAGTAGCATCTGAATATAAATTAGCCAGGGCACTGTGACAAAAACCTGTAAACATCCAGCCCACCTTCTCTCCTCAGCCAGTCCAGTTGTACCTTGCACTCCTGAAAAGTGTCTGCTAGAACTCCACAGCGTTACTGAAAAACACTTGGCAGCATTGAGCCTCGAGAAGGATCCGGCAAACAGCACCTGTTCTTGGatatatttgctttaaaaaatatttcagtgacgCAGGTTGACTGGATGATAAAAGGAACCCAGCTCTGGGAGCGGGGCAGGTTTCACACCTGTTACACTCCGTCCACTTTTAACAATgattaacttgtttgtaccctTTCAGTTTGCAGCCTTTTTATTAGCCATCCTGAGCGATAACAGATGGTCAGGAGCAGGTGAGTTTCTCCAGCCCCTCTTTTTATTGTCCTGACCATTGAAACAGATCTTTaatggcccacagctgggcagatTGTACCAGTGAAAATTCAGATACAATTTGCTTAATGCACAGCaatttatttgagaaagaatCACACAAGCAGTAAAAGGTTATACAATATGTCTTCTTAATAAGCCTCAATTCCCCAAGCATAAACCCTCAGGCCCTACAACGCTGGCCCTACACAGTATCCTGATTGCAAACAAAGCAGGTATAGCTACCAGTCCTGGATGGAgacctcttctcttctcttctcttctcttctcaagTACTTGGTCTGTCAAATGTCCCCCAGAGCAAGGTTTTGGCTACCCTGAGGCCCTCTGGTCCAAAAGTCCCACAAAAATCCCTCATAGCAAGGTGTTGGCTACCCTGAGACCCCATCCTACAGGGTCACAGACTTCTTTAGATATTAATTGGGGAACTGCCACTGCACATATGATGTTATTAGTACGTATACCCCTCACTCTCAAAGGAGTTACATGCCCCTGAAATATGCCCTGTggccgggcagcccctgggccagcaacagcagcaatttgggtgtgggagggggctcagagctggggcaggggtttggggcagcgcttaccttggaGGCTGGGGCTCTACAGAAGTGGCCggtatgtccctgcagctcctaggcagagggaccGGGGGCTCttcacactgcccctgcctgcaggcactgcccctgcagctcccattggctgtggatcccagccaatgagagctgcgtaGCAGGCGTTTGTGGCGggagcagcgtgtggagcccccctGGCATTCCCTCccactaggagctgcagggacatgttgGTCAGAGCTGGCTAGGGAGCCTGCTAGCCttgccaaccctccccccccccatcatcatcAGGGGTCCCGGGCTGCGCGCTGCCAtcgcccccccgccctccagcaccagcaggggtcctgggctgtGCGCTGCTGcccgcctcccccccagcaccaacaGGGTTCCCGGgacaccccctccagcacctgcaGGACCCCTGGACTGCATCCCCCAGAGcacctgcgcccccccccccccccgcccaagttttagtta encodes the following:
- the CLPS gene encoding colipase, with amino-acid sequence MADLLYSPGTLLCTCSCPESPRRVLWLPYGQMASALLLLLLLSLASARSFSHQRGLIFNLDNGELCLQSAQCKSSCCHKTGVLSLARCANRAAENQECSPKSIYGVYFKCPCENGLTCEADKSIVGSITNTNYGICQDPGSSSK